DNA sequence from the Desertifilum tharense IPPAS B-1220 genome:
TATAGCAATCCCAAATCAGTTATGAGAAGCAGCCGTAGGTAAAAAGTTTTGAAAAATCAAAGATTTGACGGTGGGTAGCAAACTCAAATAAGAACTTAGCCACATTAAACGATGTACACAAATGATAGTACTCTCGAATGAATCGCTTGGCTTGCAACCAAATATCTTCAATGGGATTCTGTCTGGGATCATTGGGAGCAAAGCGAATACAAGTCAGTTTCCAATGGGGTTCATCTAGTCCTTGATTAACTGACTTAAGATAATCTTTGACTTTCTGAGAGCGATGATAAGTTGCTCCATCCCAAATCAGGGCAATACGGCTGTCAGGATATTGGTTGAGCAAATACTTGAGAAAGGCAATCGTGTTCTCGGAATTGCCCTTCTCAACTGCTTGAATTAGGCACTGTTGAGTATAAAGGTCTACAGCACCGTAGTACGTCTGCTTGCTCCGCTCATTTGTCATTGGAACTTCAATACGTTCGTCCGTTTTACCCCAGACATACCCACAAACATCTCCCCATAACAGATGGCACTCATCAGAGAACAAAACCACCAACTTCCTACAGCCAATTTCATGCCGATGCGCTTCCAACCAAGCGCGAATCTGCTGTTTTTTTCTCTACCAACTCAGGGTCTGCCTTGGGATTACGCTTTTGTGTTTTCTTCCAGCTAATCCCCGCCTGCTCAAATAAGGTGTAGTAACTTTGCTTAGAGTTAAATACCACCTCATATTTCTGCTCAATGTGCTGTTGCAGTTCGGTGAGATTCCAGTAGTTCTTGAGCTTCAACCAGGCAATTACATCCTGGCGTTGCTCAGGCGCAAGATACCCGTTCGAGCCAGAATAGCCCAATTTCAAGCCTGAAACCCCTGATTGTTCATAACGCTGAGTCCATTTACTAATAAACCCTGAACTGACTCCTAAACTCTCGCCGATCTCCCGGTGTTTGAATCCTTTGAGAAACATCTGG
Encoded proteins:
- a CDS encoding IS630 family transposase (programmed frameshift), producing the protein MLEDLNSYIQSNPDSRELKRAVAVQMFLKGFKHREIGESLGVSSGFISKWTQRYEQSGVSGLKLGYSGSNGYLAPEQRQDVIAWLKLKNYWNLTELQQHIEQKYEVVFNSKQSYYTLFEQAGISWKKTQKRNPKADPELVERKKQQIRAWLEAHRHEIGCRKLVVLFSDECHLLWGDVCGYVWGKTDERIEVPMTNERSKQTYYGAVDLYTQQCLIQAVEKGNSENTIAFLKYLLNQYPDSRIALIWDGATYHRSQKVKDYLKSVNQGLDEPHWKLTCIRFAPNDPRQNPIEDIWLQAKRFIREYYHLCTSFNVAKFLFEFATHRQIFDFSKLFTYGCFS